In the genome of Chrysoperla carnea chromosome 5, inChrCarn1.1, whole genome shotgun sequence, the window atcaaaaatttagttGGGTTTCGCTCTTTAATAGTTTTCCAAGattcttaatttaattactaaattttcaagtatcgttttataccaaaagtttaagtaatacatcaaaatatttttctgttgctTTTTGTGATATTACgccaaattttaaacaaatttattcgtCAGATTAAAGCAACGTACGAACTTTAGAATAATCtaatattctaatttaaaactaCTGAAGATACTATATTACAAActagaaaatataaatgataaaatatcaaattactttattaaaCTTTGCAAAAGGATATTCTCTGGGTTCATCAGAGGCTCTTCGCCAATGATAAAATATAGCTCCGTCAGTTCTGGCTGGATTAGTAAAAGGTGTCCACGCCCAAGGACGTACTTTTCGTAAACCAAGTTTtgcttttgtttgtttatagccaTTCCCTGCAACAAAAAGAGGAGAAATAATACAATGAATCTACTTCAATCGAACTGTGGGATTTCCACGGTATATTTACCAGTATCAGTTGGCAAAAGTGGGGGAGCATCATTTTTGTCATTGTATAATAAAGCAAAGACTTCACGATGCATTCCTTCAGGACGTTTTGTCACTTTAGCTGTGGGAGGTCTTGGTCCCTTCTTGAATTTGTCGGCACCCATCACTATGTCGCGTGTTATTTCAGGAGTTGTTGCCCTGTCTAATTCTAAAATATCTCGTACGTCTGCcatttttattaagttaatctaccttatttattttatatatttttataaatacttatatcacaaaatcattatttattttgttttgatatttcacttttattaaagtttttaagcCATTCAGCCAATACAAAGCTTGCTTTTGATTTTGAcagttcaaaattaattatttcgatAATAACTTGATAGAGGGCATAATTATCGACTTATTTTAGGATGTTACAAATTTCTGTGTTCACAAGTGCTTTATATTTCTGTGGGTACAAAAAGTTTTCTGGCATTTATgggtagttttttattttgaataaaatgaacGAACacattagttttcaaaaaatcatcatttttatttgatactttgATGGTTGATTATTTAAAAGCCAATAGCTAAGTTTATTTTCGTTAAGTTATGAATTATGGCAGACTGCGCACTGTGTCAGATTTGTGTTTCGTATGGAAACAACCTTAGCAATGGTAGTAGAAAGTAtgattacaatttttgtaaatattaattaaattgaaaaattcattaaattaattaagtgcCTAATTTTCAGATCAGAAATGTATGATCcataactttataaaattttaccacaAAAATGCGTAAATATCAACAGTTGGTGCTTATTGTTGTAACTATTATAAGTGTATTTTTAGTAGTAGTTTATCGCAACGAATATCTTCGTCTAAGATATGTAttagaagtattaaattttttcggaACACCGCctaaaaaagaagatattttatcattatccAAACCACATTTATCAACATGGAATCCAGAGCCCGTTTGGCAAAAATtagatgataatttttatgCATACGCTGCACATAAGACCGAAAATATCGGCGAAATAAAAGTTCTTGCGATTGGtgataataaaatcgaaactGTTAAGTTAACATGTAATTTATGGTTTGAAGATAACGATAAACCAACGATTGGTAAATTTAGCTATGTAATACTATctcaaggaaaaatttttaataattacctaTTTCTATGTAAACAAAAGCAATTGAAACAAGTGCCTTATGCAATATCATTTGCAAATtcaccaaaaatatttataaaaaataaaaactccttAGATAAAATATCACAATTTACAGTTTGTGCTCTTCCAGCCTTGAATAACTTTTATGATACACAAAGTATAGTTGATTTTATATCGCACAATCAAGTTTTGGGTGCTgatgagtttattttttataatgatttcaTTTCTCCGAAAATTCAAACAGCCTTACATCGGACCTCAATTGCAATAAATGCAAGTTTTACATTCtttccatggaacattccaaataataaatatgaaaatatgcaAGAATTAATAACAAGAGATTGTTTGTATCGTACAGCAGGTCGTTCAAAATatgtaatgataataaatttgaacGAATTCATAATACCAAAGTATTCATCATCGTTAGTCACAATCTTAAACACATTAGAAAATGTTAAAGATGTGCATCGATTTACAATATAcgtgataaaattttgtaaagccTTGAtgcgtttaaaaaatattttactaaatacaAGATATCTGCCATATACAGCTGGTGAAATGGATGAATTTACtgtgtatacaaatattaatagtGATGTACATTCAGAAACGGTACAAACAAGAGTCGTTGATATGGATACGGTTGTGTTAAATCgttatattaaatgtaatgtAAAAGCGATTACATTACCCGATAGTACAGCCATGAATTTTGCTGCACATTTAAATAAtgcagaattaaaaattttatatgagacTGGTggatttatttaagatttttaattattttatacatgtatttttaatatataatttattgttataatttttgttttatttccttACCTTTGGATAATATACGAATTCTCATTCATTATGCGAATTGTGAATCTGATTTCTGTAAAGGGGTCATATTTAAAGGGAGGTTTAGAAGATATTCACATATTAAGACTTCTTGTATCGGTTCACTACTCTGCAACCcctgcaaataaaaaatatgctttAATATATGCCATCATGGTTTTTATTTAGGAATAGACACaccttcaaaaattaaaaaaaagttaataaattaaaaaatgataataaacagCGAAAGTTAAGTTTTCATATAGCCCCTACTCCTCTGGACTGTACATTTTGTCTCGTTAAGAGAAAAAAACACTGCCGTTTTCGCATAATTCATATATTGAGTATTATGTTCACTGTCtgtataagtgtaaaaaataatccaaatatCAGTAAACAATAGATTTTCAATACATCTAGAAATTCCTGTTTCGGTCGGATACTAGTAATAATACATCTCTCACAGCCAGGCAGGAAGAAAGGATCAATAAAAACTTCGATTTGAatacaaataacataaattatttttaaatattcatttattttttgtcttatttttgaGTACAATAACAACAATGTATTTTTAGCAacgcataaataataaatatataaacaataatgtatttattgctttgcaaaaacttaaattttgaccaatttaatttttttttacataaaaaaggcatttacatgtaatttattattaaaattctttttgttgcaacatatatttattatgtgtagTGCGAAGAATTGTAACATGGTAGTTAAAttctgtaatatatattttgttctaGGTAGtctttagttttatatatttccagGTTGAATTATTGcatcctttttttttgtaatataataatatttaaaacactaacaatattgttttaaaacatatttgacTTTCAATgagcaaatttaattaaattcctCTTATAGTCTCATGTTGATACAAATGAGGTAGAAACATTGAGCTACAGTACATATCGGAGTGAGCCttcgttattttaataaatcatgaaaaaGCATACAAATCATTAATAAGAATATTGTTGTCGAAAGGAATAACATTGACCAATCTTTATATACGTGCCCTAAGTTAAGCTACGGCTTTTCAGGTTTTTACGGTGTAGGTAGAACATCGGCAGAACCGTCCCAAACTGACCCTAAATTGATTATGCATTATTGTAAAgtgaataataatgaaaatacctAGATATACCGTACACGTGTCCAGGTCCTAGAAGAAAAGCGCCCCACACAGACCAGTAGGATCCGTTGTGATAACTAAAGATACCTGAATCGTCTCCAGGTACTATATGAACTATTTGAAGATATTTGTGAACAGTAAGAGTATTTGGTGccaataaactttaaattaaagaaaaacaaatgtcTATCTCAACGAAATATGGCAGTGACAAAAGAAGGCTAACACCTTTTCTTCGTCAAGGCAGTTTCTGCAATCTCGGTATATTCTGAGGTACATTGCCTTCCATTGAGTTtcaatatatgcatatcgataaAAACATCATTCCCACTGATTCTTACATTGTCCTTATCCGTTTACGTCGCCCCATTTACTGAGATAATATATGCCATTTGCACAAGCGTAAACTATTCACTTCAACACCACTTGCATCACTTTACACATAAAAACTCAAGTTAAGAATAAAGTATTCTTTCTTCTAATGTAGCGACCCTCACTTCCGTTTTGGTTCACATCATTATGTATTTTAGCTCAATGCGTAGAATTACCTCCTTAAGAAAtaattcacaaattttaaatacacacaagttttttttgttgaactgaaaatgattaaatataaatgcaAGCACTATTGCATGAATAATGGGCAATgatgaattatatattataattagttgaaatcttcattaatttatttaatttagttttaaataaaaaaataaagaaatataatcaattttatttcactGATTGTGAGTGATGATCTATACATGAAGATTCCTTTCATACATCCATTGTTCGTTTATCAActttatattgataataaagtTATGGTTGCCTTTGGCAGTTATTTAAgctataaaatatcaaaaaacaatacaCAATGAACAtaatagaaactttttttattgtatgttGTAGATTTTTTGGCACCGTACATTTTGAAaccttcaaattaaatttgctAATCGGAAATTCTTTTTAGAgtcaataaactttattttaataaaatttgaatagatACGAATgccattcattcatttttcGTAGTGGGTTAATCTTTATATTAGTTTAATAATACCTATTTAGATTGAAAATGACAAgattagattatttaaaaatatttttcttctcaaAGGGCAAAAAAgacaagttgaaatttttcactcctcTTTGTCTACCTAAAATTAACCAAGTAGATTGAAAGATGTAGTTTAAGCTTAAACTACTAAAAGCTAGCTTTTAGAAAAAGTAAATgctgtaaaaagtaaataagtagcAAGATCGAGAcattttttagtcaaaattcAGATATTTTGTATCACAAATTTAATCTGGACAACTTTTTACGTAGATTGGACTTAAGTGGAAGCGGTTCAGAACTTATAAAAAAGGCTCcaaatttggtttgaaaaatttattggtgTAGATCCTTAAATatctaaacattaaaattaatatttgaaggataaaagtttattgtttctaataaaaatgtctaatttagcaaatcgaaaaacaaattttgtgctctaacaataattaataaggcatttctattattattttcaaattggatatcaagtaaaaaatgtgcgttacagttataaaaaattatgagatTATATACCGGATCCTGAGAATTTGTGTTAACTATTGGGTACGATATTATGAATTCTTTCGCACAGCTTGTTGAAACGGTAGAATGCGAAGAGTAATGAAACTAAACTGATTGTATGGTATCGTTTGTGTAAAACAAAACAACACTGAACAATTTATACCGAGGCTTTGCTAGGTTGATTTAATCTTGTTCTTCAAACTTCAGTCAAGAGTGCTTCAATTgctagaattaaaattaacctCTATGATCACATGTCTGTGTAAAAAAGCGTTTAGCCCGTTCAAACTCAAATGAAACCGAGAGAAATAGAGTAGATTGGGGATATACATATTTACCTACACTTTCTCATGGTCGATCTCATTTCAGTTTGGTCGCACTCCATTGATTTGAAAACCTATTGGCACCGATTTTTAGTAACCTATTAGCAACGAAAGGCTAATATGCTTACAAGTTAAACCGTGGATAGCATTAACCGTGGTTAGTCATCATTCTACCATATTCCGTTATCACTTGTGGTATGAATGTGTTTCATAAAAGTTCTATAGATCAATGTGTTTCATTGCGCAAACTTTGTGAATCCggtattattttggaaaagggAGCACaaacattcaaaatataaaaaactttacataaaattgcttattataaattttttgatttgatagtaatagattttctatatatatataatatgtatattttttctttttttttttaaatttattattatatttttttgataaataatgaagaaattaatattattatattgaatagAAATTCACTTTAGCACATAAAGCTACTGCTTTTGTATTTAAgtctaatataaaattagatataataataatagtcatTAAATTTACaacgtttttgaattaaatttgaatggCTTAACTATTAATTAAGTGATGTATGCGttattaatttctatattttaacattgGCTACTTTACAATTCTtattttgctttgttttttagttttaacaaatGTGAAAGTAGTGTTTTTACAACAAgtgatttgtaaaattttgaatattatttttaattatgatggAAAAGCTTCAGTCATCTAAGTagcttaatatattattatactttgtctaattatataaattatcgcAATCATTATAAAAGTAGTGATGTGATCAATGAAAGTGATTTTGAttcatcattttgaaatttagaataaaaatgaCTGTTACCTCACATTAAGTGTGAAGAAAAGCAAAAATCGATATCATATTTTACGAGTAAATAATTACAGATTCATGTGAGAGGTTGTCCGCAAATACGTCACAATAAAATCCAATATATTCAACCCCATCTTCTCCCCAAACCAAAGTCCGCCACTTTTTTATATACTACCTCGATACCATAATATCCCCctgtttttttatagatttaaatttaaattttccctttatcactatttttatgaaacaaataatacatttaaagcCGATTTCAACATTTCTGTTAACACATAActgcttaaaataattaatgtagcTGCAATTATTCAGTACGTTAGGGCATCTATTGAAGACGTCATACTATGTTGACCAATGTATTGGATCGAA includes:
- the LOC123301075 gene encoding uncharacterized protein LOC123301075, which gives rise to MRKYQQLVLIVVTIISVFLVVVYRNEYLRLRYVLEVLNFFGTPPKKEDILSLSKPHLSTWNPEPVWQKLDDNFYAYAAHKTENIGEIKVLAIGDNKIETVKLTCNLWFEDNDKPTIGKFSYVILSQGKIFNNYLFLCKQKQLKQVPYAISFANSPKIFIKNKNSLDKISQFTVCALPALNNFYDTQSIVDFISHNQVLGADEFIFYNDFISPKIQTALHRTSIAINASFTFFPWNIPNNKYENMQELITRDCLYRTAGRSKYVMIINLNEFIIPKYSSSLVTILNTLENVKDVHRFTIYVIKFCKALMRLKNILLNTRYLPYTAGEMDEFTVYTNINSDVHSETVQTRVVDMDTVVLNRYIKCNVKAITLPDSTAMNFAAHLNNAELKILYETGGFI